GCCGAGGGCAAACCCTTGTTCGATCTGGAAGGCGAGGCCAGTGTGCCGCTGCTCGCTTACAGCGCCGGTGCGTTTCTCGGGCGTTCGGTCAATATGCTGCTGCGCCAGCGTGCGCTGCGCTTCACCACCATCTATGAGACCGCCATGGCCGACAGCCTGAAAAGCATGGCGCTCGAGGGGTTGGGGATTGCCTGGGTGCCGCAATTGAGCGTGCGTGCCGAACTGGCGCGCGGTGAACTGGTGGTCTGCGGCGGCCCGCAATGGCATGTGCCGCTGGAGATCCGACTGTATCGCTGCGCGCTGGTGCGCAAGGCGAACGTTCGTTTGCTGTGGCGCAAACTGGAAGGCGGCGCCGCCCAAGGCACGACGGGTTCCTGAAACCATTGAAGATCAAAAGTGGGAGCGAGCAGGCTCGCTCCCACAGGGGATTTGTGGTGTTCTTTCGCTGACCTTCAAGTCAATAAAACCGGCACTTTGCGCCGTATGACAGATGGTCGTTTCAGGGGCTGTTTATCTGCTTCATTGAGGTATACTGCGCGGCCTTCGGCCGGCTTGACTGGCCATAATTCGTACAATCAAGCCACGCATTTTGCGTGGCTTGTTGTTTTTTGACGCGCCTGCGGGCGCCCAGAGAGAAGAGGCACGACGATGAGTGCACTGGTTGGCGTGATCATGGGCTCCAAGTCCGATTGGTCCACCCTTAGCCACACCGCCGATATGCTGGAAAAGCTCGGCATCCCTTACGAGGTGAAAGTGGTCTCTGCCCACCGCACCCCGGACCTGCTGTTCCAGTACGCCGAAGAGGCGGAGGCGCGTGGCATCGAGGTGATCATCGCCGGTGCCGGCGGCGCGGCCCACTTGCCTGGCATGTGTGCGGCCAAGACCCACCTGCCGGTGCTGGGCGTGCCGGTGCAGTCGTCGATGCTCTCGGGCGTCGATTCGCTGCTTTCGATCGTGCAGATGCCAGCGGGCATTCCGGTTGCCACCCTGGCCATCGGAAAGGCCGGCGCGATCAACGCAGCCCTGCTGTCGGCGAGTATCCTCGGCGCCAAGCACCCGCAGTTCCACGCGGTGCTGAAAAAATTCCGCGCTGAGCAGACAGACAGCGTCCTGGAAAATCCAGACCCACGCATCGCCTGAGGTTGTTGACGATGAAGATCGGTGTAATCGGTGGCGGCCAGTTGGGCCGCATGTTGGCGTTGGCGGGCACCCCGCTGGGCATGAACTTCGCTTTCCTGGACCCGGCACCGGATGCTTGCGCAGCCGCGTTGGGCGAACACCTGCGGGCCGATTATGGCGATCAGGACCACCTGCGTCAGCTGGCTGATGAAGTCGATCTGGTGACCTTCGAGTTCGAAAGTGTCCCGGCTGAAACCGTGGCTTTCCTGTCGCAATTCGTCCCGGTCTACCCGAGCGCCGAAGCCCTGCGCATCGCCCGCGATCGCTGGTTCGAGAAGAGCATGTTCAAGGACCTGGGGATTCCCACCCCTGCG
This region of Pseudomonas mandelii genomic DNA includes:
- the purE gene encoding 5-(carboxyamino)imidazole ribonucleotide mutase — its product is MSALVGVIMGSKSDWSTLSHTADMLEKLGIPYEVKVVSAHRTPDLLFQYAEEAEARGIEVIIAGAGGAAHLPGMCAAKTHLPVLGVPVQSSMLSGVDSLLSIVQMPAGIPVATLAIGKAGAINAALLSASILGAKHPQFHAVLKKFRAEQTDSVLENPDPRIA